The Zygotorulaspora mrakii chromosome 4, complete sequence nucleotide sequence TTTGTTCACCGACTCTTCAAAGTAAACGGATTTGTTGAAGTTATTAGACGCTAATGGTACGTCAAGTGCTGGATTCtgagtgaaaaatgaaGCGGGAGTTACTAGGAATTGCATGAAATCTGACGTCATGACTGGAAACTGTTCAGTGACTGGAGGATGAGTTAAGGCAAGCGTTGCCCAGACAACAGTATCGGTATTTCTGACGGAGTCAGTACCATCCGCCCAGTCGACCAGACCATTGTCCCTTTGAGACTGGTTGGTAAATTCACCTGCTGGGTAAAGTTGATCTTCTCCATATTTGGTAACCCAAAACTGTTTAGTGGCATAGTGTGCCCTCTTTACGTTATACGATTTTGGAGAAGCCAAAATCATTTGTTTCGCTGGCATCTCAAACTTATACCCAACAGGTTTCAAGGTAACAGGATTGATAGAGTTTTCATTGATAACTTTATAAGTTCTATTTGTGAAGGGTGACTGATCAACAGACCCTGATTTCTCAACgaaacttcttttttgataacCTCCAACATTATATTTATTGTGTGGCAAATCTTCCTCCATGGGGACAATATCATCATAAACTACACTATTTTTATCACCATCAACCCTTGTATCAAATCTAAAGGATAGAAGATGCTGATGGAAAGCTGCTGTAACACCGGGTGCCACAATCGTTCCAAAATCGGTAACGTTATTTAAATCATTCGGCATAGTGGAAAGTATACCTGTTGCTCTTACTTGAACCGTGATAGCACCAGCTTGATCAAATATCATATTTATGATATACTCATAGTTTGCAACGGTAGCAATTGTTTGAATGACAAACTCTCTTCTACGGGTCACAACTGAATTGTCAGTTCTATAATTTTTGTGCAAAAATAGTAAACCATAATCCTGCTCATGCATACAAATGGTTGATGGTATTAAAACAGGATTACCTTCCATATCGGATCTTCTAGTGTCAAGATATTTGATGACCCCCAGACAATGACAACCTAAAGCCAATGAATTAGCAGTGTTACCAAACCCACAGTCGCCTAAATCGAAGGCCTGCTTCCTATGGAATGGAGGACGTGAGTCCAGGTAAGGTACCGTCATTTCTACTAGGGAAGCTCGGTAAAACAAAGATCTGCCCTTGAAATGAACATCGTAAATGGCAAAACCTTCTCTGACATTGGAGCACACCCTAAATTCCCACCCTTGCCAGGTGATCTTAGAACCATCAACATTGAAAGATGGCCCCTCTGGTTGACTAATGATAAGTGGTTTTAGACCTTCCCTAGGCTGATAGTCTTCAACTAGATCGGGATGATATTCAACAATTGCAGGTATTTTAGAGAGAGGTAACGTTTCGGTTATGAATCTTTCATCAGCACCTGAAGGTAAGTAGTCCATTCTAACAAATTTATGAGAGAGATACTCAAAAACAGGTGAAAATTTGAGCGGAATACTGTAATGGTTACTCTCGCTGTGATCAACGGCCAAATACATATAGGCTTGTATCATTGGTATCTTATCGTGAATGGAGTCTGTACCATACATCCATGGCTCACAAATAACTGTATATTTAAGTTTCCCCAAGGAGGGATGAGAATACGTGTGTTTGTCCAACTTCAATTTGGCAATTTCCGCTTGCACAATCGGATGATCCAGGATTGCCTTTTCGATAGCGGCAACACCGTCTGGTTGCAATGGTCCCACTGTACCCTCTGGAGTAATCTTGGAACTGATAACGAATTTCTCAGACACGTTAACAACTGCTTTGTATAGCGGCATCTTATTGTTTACATAGTAATATGCGTACACTCTTCTTGGAACATATGGCAATGGCCCACCACCGTATCTCTCGATATCAAGATACTTAATCGCATCCTTCTTTGGAGGATCTAATCTGTCTACTTGTGAAAACGACAGTTTACCGTCACCATGCAAATCCTTGAGCAAACTGGTCGCGGTCACAATCTCCTCGTCAGTGACAGGGTCAAATATATGCAGGTTTgccattttcaaagatcCGAAATTCCTTCAATAGTTCTTGTATAAGGAGACGAGAACAAGGAAAGAAGGTTAAGAGAATCAAACTTATAAAGGTCGAAAAAGCGTACGAGACTCGTAATCCAGTTTATATATGTATCGATGTTCTCAGCACAATCACAGATAGGAGCAACGTTCAATCAAACTTCTAAAATTGAATTGTCCTGAAAAGATTAGATATCTAAAGGCAGGCTAGGCCGCATGGAATTACCGTATTGGGCGAAGGCCGCATTTTACAAGCGCTCGCGCGCGCGTTGCACTCACTATCAAAAAGTTGACTAACCGTTGCAAGTTCCAATCAACGTTCAATCAAAGAAGTCATCCTCATCGTCATCAGTATCATCATTGGCCTTACTATTTTTGGTACTAAAACTGAACAATTCATCGTTGCCAACCAATTCTCTTCTGTTGAATATGATCTTGGTCtcattcttcttgttttgtTCTCTGGCTACGCCATGTAAGATTTGAACGATTTCATCTTCCGTAATCTTGTGTGTTACTGTACCCTGTCTGAGAAGCTGTACAAGATACTGCTCGACAGCCTTGGCACGATCTGGCCTAACCAAAGAGACTCTGGTCAACCTCTCAAGTGCCTGTGGTTGCAGATGGCCAGCGATCAGGGAACCAATCGCTCCTGCCCCGGGTTCATCTCTGGCGGCGCCGTTACTGCTGCCGCTACCGTCTCTGTCGCCGGGGCCGGGGCCACCGGAACTTCTCTTTAGTTCAGCCAATCTGGCTTCTCTCAAAGCCTGCAACTCTGGATCCATACCGtatttttaaattttgcaattggCAGTTCTCATCGAGGAAATCATCGCGAAATGTATTCGAAAAAGTACATTCATTGTAGATATATCTTGTTCTTCACTAGATTTCCAGATTTTGCCATACTTTCGCATCTCAACTAACATAACAGcggaaaaaattgaaaattgttAGACTTACCCGGTCATACTGCCTGTCCGAATagtttctcaaaaaggTCTCCTCGGACAATTAATGGTTACCCGAATGTACTCgaaattttcttgaaaatcgAATTTCGGCATGTCAAATTAAAAGTCTGAACAAGAGCATCAGCGCAGGTGTAGAAATATCAATTAAAGCCAAAAGATCTGCACTAGCAGCCATTTATTGGCATTGAAAACTGGCTTAAACTGCTCTGATATATTTTGGaattattttgaattggTTGTTTTTATTGATAGTACCAAATTCGGTTTCATTGaggtcattttttttcattttattgTGGTCATTTTTTCCTGGTGCTACCTGTTTACATAAAACGGCACTGTTTGCCTCATAATATCCAGtcttctctttgaaagGTTCTTACATATTACCATGGAGCACTCATCACGGTCCTCTGCCCCTCTAGAATCAGGAGGTAACCCTGAGACGAGTTTAAACAGCCTGATGCCAGCACCAACATCCGCAGATGATGCACAGGTTTCTTCGAAAACTGTGCcgaaaaatggtaaaaatgGACGTAAGGCTGTTGAGTCTATCTCCTCTGATAAGCCGAACTCTCAGGTTAAAAGACCTAGGAGAACCACTTCTCAGTATGTGGATTATAACTTGAAAAAGCGAAGAATTATACCGCCTGATGACTATTCCAAAAGGGGGAAGCCCAGTAGTGTAACAGCCAGTAACTCAGAGGGGGACAGCGATATTTTCGAAGAGGACCAAAAAAGTATTATAGACCtcgatgaaaatggtaCACCCCAAATGAATGAGCCAAAACATATTATAGatgcaaaaaatggagCCACAGGAGTTTTTCTTAGTCAAGGACCttcagaaaaaatcaaaaaggAGTATCTTTGGAATTACAAGAAGAATTCATCCGGATCACTCACTAATAACattaataataataaaaacTCAAATTCTGAAATGATTATACAGCCAGATTggaattttcaagataaGTTGCTTGAGAATGAACTATACAAATCAAAGCTTAGAACGGTAAAATCTGAGTCAATGACTAAGTTAAGTAGTTTGCGAGAACAATTAAGGGCAAAGGATATACACGAAAATGAAAGGGATAAACTAATAGATAATGTCAATCGAACGGAGCAAGAATCCAACGATTGCAATCATAGTAGTCGCCATTCTACAACGCACATAAAAATTAAGGCcacaatatcaaaagaatcaaagagCAAGTTATTTGgacaaaattcaattgcaAATTTGCCCCCTAATAGCAATTGTACAAAACCAAATAACTCAAGGTTAACAAATCCAGCGGAggagattgaaaatgatgatttttGTTCGTCCTGCTCACAGACAGGTTCATTTTTATGTTGCGATACATGCCCTAGATCGTTTCATTTCCTTTGCTTAAATCCTCCGCTAAATGCAAACAATTTACCCGAAGGTGATTGGTCATGCCCACAATGTACATTCAAGCTCAAATACAGCAGTCAAACCCAAAttaaaaaagttgaaaaagatttcataCAGAATAAATTACCTACAAAGGGAAAGCTTTTTGGCaaattaatttttcagttggGGGCAACAAATCCAAGACAATTCAAGCTACCCCATGCGATAAGGGACTACTTCGTCAATATAAATACAGGGTCAAGAGATCAATATCAGgacgaaaaagaaaaggacCCTTTAACAGAGAAGCAATTGTTCGGTACGCCGTACGGCCAAAGTATCACAAAATTAGACGCATATAATCCAGATTCGCATTTCGACCCAGAAACAGGAGAGCTATTACTATGTTATAAATGCGGCAAATCCAAAATGGGCACTTGGGATAATCCAAACGATTCTCGTTTGATAACGAGGTGTGATTATTGCCGTACTCCTTGGCATTTGGATTGTATACCTGAAGTTCCCCGAGcttctttaaaaaatttggggACAAATTGGAAATGCCCTCTTCATGCTCCGACGGACAAATTAATGCATAAACAGCGAAGAATGAcgaaaaatcaaaaatttataGAGCCATTCCAAACTTGTGgttttaaaaataatggTGATATTGATGTAGACTTAGTCGAAATATCAGCACCAGGCTCCAGGCAGATGATAGAATCGGCAAAAAATATAGGCAACTTTCCTCCAGTTCCCATATTAAAAGAGAGCTCTATTAAATTAGATTTCATGGACAAAATATATCGTGCTAAAAAAGTTCGGAGGGATAATGAATTAAAATGTCAGGAACATTTAATTGATCGACTAATTGTATCTTCATCGTTGGTAGCAATGGAGAATAATCACAGCAACTTAGCAGAGCTAATATCATTCATCTATTTCACATTAAATAAAGATGCACATGCAAAAAAGTTGTGGgatttcaaagaacttTGCCATGTTGCCGAACAGGAATTGGAAAAGGTTGAAATATCCTCTGGAGAAATAAAACAACTCATAATACTAAAGAAGCTGCTAGAATCAAAACCGAAAGAAGAGTTGATaagattttttaatttgGAGCCTTAAGGAAACGGTGTTTCCCATAGCAAATGAAAACTACCCATTTTAAAGCGCATATAAATCATATATTCATACGTATTTGAGGGGCTCTATAGCAGCTTATGCAACGATTTCCGAGCAATGAAAATTACTCAATCCCACCATCATCATTCTTATTATTCTCATCATATGCGACTTGGCCCTCTTCGCTTGAATCTATGTCATCATCTGCATCTTTATAGTCAATTTCCTTTCTAACTCTAAGGTTCTTCTTCACAATCGGAAGAGCGCCCCGTTTGCCCTCTGCCCTACTTGGAGAAATGTAAGATTGATCATCGCCATTTGCAATCGCAGACGACTCCTTTGGTTCTTTTACGactcttctcttttttttttcattttcatgatACTCATTCGCCaacaatcttttttgagcCTTTTGACGTTGTGTTTGAGATGCGGTTAAAACTCGACCGACCTTGGCCTTTATGTTAAGTCGTAGCTTTCCTGCAAATTTATCAGGGAGATGGGTCCTAAAAGAAGCTTGTGCTTCTTGCACACTCGAGAAAGGCATGAACAGGTCTGCCGGtaaattcaattttccGGGATATGTGGAATGCTGCCATCCCTGACGTTCCTTTAATGATAGTAAGATCATCTGTGCAAGTTCACCAATAATATACATCCGGAGGCAAGCAGTTTCGAGCTCATCCCCATTTGCAACTGTTGTGGACTGAGTTTCTTGatcatcattatcttcGAAATCTTGTTCATTTGATACAGCatctttgtaatttttgaCCCTTTCTGCCAGGTAGTAAAGCAAACTGAAATTCTCTTGTGTTGCAACAGAATCAAAGTAGAATAACAGATAATCTATGGCAGTAGTCAACGAATTTAAATATGTATCATCTTTGGATGCCAGTCCTTCGACAATATCTGGGTGATGTGCGACAGCGTGTATTAATCTAGGTAGagctctttcaaagaaagtaTTCTTCTTGAAGGATGGTTTGGTAAACGTATAATTTATCCAGGTTTTTGTACTAGACTTCAGTACCGCATCAGGTTCATAAGCggtaaaaaagatgagTGGCAAAAATTTAATCGAAATCAGCTCGTATGAAATATAATGCTTTAACTGATCAAGAAATTCTTTTCTCACAGGCAGTGATTCATCCTCCACTAAGTTAATCAACTTGACAATATCTGTTGGATTAATAAAATCTCCTAAAATGGGAACTCGAGCCAATTTGAGTACCTGTAGCCCAGTACAGCATCTCAACTTAGTTTGATAGTTTGCAGGAGTTGGAAAGTATTCTTTATTCTGCTCAGATATAAGCTCACCACCACTTGCAAttaaatatgaaaaaagtttcattgttttctcGGTAAACGCCCTTGATAATTCGTCATTTGGAATTTCGAATGCGATTGATCTGAGCTTGTTCGTAAACAGCTTCAGTGTAAACAGCTTTGAACTCAAAGCAGAGTATCTTATGTCGTttaaaacaaaattttcaagccATTTTGGCTGATTTTTGGAATCACCGACAACCTGATTTTTTAGTAGTACCTCTTTAATTAGATATCCCACAATATCCGTCGAATCCTCCGCTAAAATTTCGGGTGCATACTTCATGATTTCAGCTAATACAATAATATGGGAAGATATATTATTATCTTTCTGCAGATTCAATGGTAATAAACAGGACTTCACTTCTTTCAGTTTCTGTTGAGCAGATGGCAATAACGCAATTAATTTTGTAGCGTATTTGGCCTCGAGTGGATTACCCTTCAAAGCaagttttttcagattGATATGAAGGATGGTGTCGTCCAATTCTAGATGATCTTTCATTACCTTAGAGATCTTGTACAAAGTCTTCAGCGTTTCATCCACACTCAACACGTCTTTATTGCTGTCAATTACATCGTGTTTTTCGACAGTGTCTTTCAACGTCTTGATCTGCTCCTTAAAAAGAGAGGGATTCACTTCGGCTATATTATCAAGCAGTTTTCGTTTCAAAGTTATCTCATCGGAGGAGTAATGACTTCCGACATCCAGAAAGACAGAAATATTAGAAACGTTGTAAATAAATGGAGAAGACCTATAAAGGAGGACTTCAAGCTCATGagcaatttcttttgggATGATATTTGAGACATTTCTCACattattctttctaaataatGCTGGGTCTTGTATCTTTATGATGAGCTCCTTCATACTGTTGACCAAAGAACTGTATGGCACGTCGTTTGCAATACAAGTTTTGATAAGATAAAAAACTCTTTTGTCATTAAGTAGTTTTAATACCTCTAAAGCTGCTGTTCCTTTTTGCTTATCAGCTAAACCAGATGCTAGCCAATCCACTGTTTTTCTAAACCTATTGGCTGTATCAGTATCATCTTCTGAATCTTTTTTCGCATTCAATTCATCGCAGAACTCAACATACTTTGAAAGTGCTAATGAAATCTGCAACTGCCTTTTATTGAAGGCGAAAAAGGAGGCAAATGCCTTTTTGTCAAAATTCGAAAGCATattcaatatcttcttcactctcttttcattatccAGCTCAAAAGGTAAAagatatttgaatattgCGTGATCTACTTGTTCGTTGATATGTTGATCGTTGATGTAATACAGTTCAAAAAGAACTCGGGGAGTAGTGTCGACAACCTCCCAAACATCAGCGTTTTGGTTCGTTCTTGCTATTTTTTCTAGCGATTCGGTATAAAATTGTGCAACTGTTAGTATGCATAACTCTCTGACTTCTCTGTTTTTCTCACGAGTTAATTGCAATAGACAGGAGAAAAAGGTTGCATTGGTTATCGACATCCAGATTCTTTGAACGCTTACGTCGCTGAGCACTAGCACAGAGCTCTTACGTATTTTATACTCGGAATCTATTAGTGTTTTTGTGAGTCCTTTGCTAATTTCTTGTGATACGTCATCCCTTACAGACAGCACTTCGGGAACCGATTCAACCCATTGCTGTCTTACTTCAACACTTACGTCTGCTATTTTAGACAACCAAGCTTTGAAAGTATCACTATGAGTTGTGACAAAATTGATACTGGAATTTACACTTAACAATGAACCAATCAACTTAGTGGCCTGTTTACGCAAAGTTTCGTTATCTGATAAAAGCTCATGATAAATAAACCCAATTACAGCAGACACCAAATCCGGAACATTTTCCCAGAGTCTAATGACAAGCTTATGAAGTTTTTCCACTGTTCGGAATGCGCTTGGTTTTGAATCATAAGCAGATACTGCATTTTCACCAGTGATTTGATACAAAATCTCGGAATAGTATTTCGTTAAATGCCGACTCATTCTGCTCGAGTATGAGTCACACAAAATGATAGATACTTCATAACCACAATTCGATACCACACCTAATCCCTCTGGGACTTTACCGGGGTTATAGgttaaaaatttgttgaagatcattttcaaaactgGCAAAGGGACAGAGTCAAACTCCGATATCACTTCACCTAGAATTCCTCCTATGACTTTGAATAATTTCTGCCCAAAAACCTTTGTATCGTcgtaaaaaatttggaatagCTCTTCCAACAATCGCCCGGAAGAGGGCAAATCTGTAAGCAATACTATAGATCTATATTCCAGCAGTCTTGTTATTAGGTATGTTTGTTGAATATAATAACCATTCTCGGGATCACCAAGCTTCTCAAATTGTGCCAAAATTAATTTGAAGATATCTGTAAGCTGTGGTTCAGTATAAGGCGCATCTGGCGCGTACAATCTGAGAACATCGCTAAGGCAACACGCAACAAAGGAACGAACACCTAGATCCTTGTGCCTCAAAAGCTTTTTACTAACGAGCGCTAATCGATAGGCATCCAGACTTGAGAGTTCCACTTCACCTTGCACTGTTGTCGATAATTCTTCATGAAGGGCAGCAAGCCTAGAGAGTAGTTCATCTGTAGCAATGAAACTGTCTGAAGTTGATATAATCGGTTTGTTGAACCTAAAGGTTGTCTTTGCCATTCTGGTCACCGATTCTTGAGCGGAGTAGCTGCTTTATCATGTATTGCTCAGATTACTCTCACGATGTGTTTTGTATATACAGTATTAAAACAAGTTTCGGAATTTCATGTTGACGCGTTCGAAAAGTGCGGCGCGTCAACAAATAGCCTTTTCAATGTTATTAAAAACTAGGACATGATATGTATATATAGTCGAGTGCCTACATCAGTCGAAGCTACTGGGAATCATCATCCGGCATACCTCTTAGGCAATGGAAAATAACAAAAAGTCGGTGTATGCATTTAGGGACAAGAATTGTTATAAAAAGGGAATGTAGACTATTTGAGAGCAGACCCTTCACAGAACTGAATCTCCGATAATTGATATACATAGCGAAAATGTTTATCGATAGGGAAGAGAAAAAGTCATGGGAGGGTCTCAACTTGTTTCTAAGGCGTGCTATGGGAATTGTGTTTCCTCAATGGAGCCGTTATTGGTGTCGGAAAATCCATAGGACTGTAGTTTGCAATGCCAGCCACACTGTTGGATGAGGCGGCAGCCTTCTGAGATACTCCGGCCTGCTTAAGTTCCTTGTTAAAATCGTTTATATTTTCGGAATGCCTTCTCGGTATAAACTGTTGCGACATTGTCCTAAAGAGGCTACTGTTTCTTGAGCTGGGACGTTCGGAGTATGTGCGACTATTAGCTGCGGGTCTGTTGAAAGGAAACGTGTCTTGGGTGGTTCTTGGTAGTTCCGCAgtactttttctttctcgAGGTTTACGCTCAACTAATCTCGTTATAGCTCTCTCCAACTTTGCACCCGGCCTATCATCAATTGCGCTATAGCTACCTGCTTCATGAACCTCATCACTTCTGTCATCCACAGCTCTAGATGCTGGTGGTACTTCAGTTTGGGATCGTTTTATCGGCAGACTGCGGGgtatttgaattttctttgcttCGACAGAATCAAAACCATCAATAGAAGAACGGGCAGATACTGAATATGGATTTTCAATCGTTTTCTCTCTTGCAAGAGGCTCACCCATTCCTCTAACCGGAAATACACCCTGCGGTGACCTCAATATAGGACGTTTTCTCGAACGTGTGGAGATAAGAGAATGTCCGCTATAATTTGATTTAAGAGTGCTGAACCTTGTTAGCAGGTTAGAAGGTACATCCGAAGCGGTGTACGCGCGAGGAGCACTCTCTTCTGGCAGTGAGGCATATGACCCTTGAAAATTAGCATGATCGATattctcatcttcttgaTTGCTAAACGAATCATCTGTCGCTCTTTTTTCGGAAAGTCCATCCAAGTTGTCTCCTTCGGACTCCTCAGCTTCTTCTgcatcctcttcttcagctCTATTTTCATGAGGAGTGATCCTAACAACTCTGGAATCAAAGTTAAGTTCCGGTTGCTCATCTCTAGCCTCATACTCAGGTAAAGAGAGTCTCTTTCTATCGCGTTCAACCACAACTAGATGCAAATAAAATGGTACTACGAGGCTGAACGAAAATCCACCAATAATATTACCGATAACCGCAGGAATGAGTAGCTTCCAAATGTATTTCCCAACCGAGACATCGGCTCCATTAAGCATACCAATAAAAGACAATGTCATATCTGCTACAGTATGCGTGAACCCGCATGCAACAAAAGTAAATATTGGTGCCACTAATACCATAAACTTGACATGAATAGGCTTTGCTAATAGTTGTAAATAGATAGCAAGACACACCAAAAAGTTACCCACAATAGCTTTTAACATAGTCTCAATAAACGAGAAGCTTGCCTTGCCTTCGACGAGTGCTCGAGAACCGGTTTTCCAGAGCGGCTGTGAACTCACACCAGATAGATGACAAAAAACATAAGAGACAAGCAAAGACCCACCAAGATTGGCGAAAAGGCATACTGTCCACGATACGAGTAGATCGAAAACTGATACAGCTCTTCTCAGCACTCCAACGGAGAAGAATAGAATAttggaattgaaaagatcgGCTCCCATTATGACCACGTAGAAAAGACCGATACCAAAAGCAATACCGGACATCATATTTAATATCCCAGGGTTATTTTCCTCTATCCCAGGATTTTCTGAGTGTATCGCGACACATAATATTGATCCCGAACTAAATAGTATCCCACCAAGAATTGCATTCACGACTAAAGTATTAAACTGCAATCTAGCTTTTTTCATGGATGTTGCCACGGCAGCAAGTGCTGCCTCGTGAGGCGTAATGTAGTATGCATCATCGACGACCATAAATGTAATTAAAGTTCCTCCGAATCAGACCTTTTTTCTCTCCTTGTCGACCAATATTACCTAATAGAAGCTGACATAAACCGTTTCCAAAATATGTCTTTTCACAAAGTTTTAAAAAGTCCTCAATATCGGTTCATGCGTCACGTAATGTATCCGACGTGATATAATTTATCACCAATATCTtgtttatatatttcaaatgtCTGCTCTTTGCACATTGCGGTTTAATGTTAATAATTCCCATAGAGCTAATTGTTATAGTGCGGGAGAATCCGATTTAGGATATTGCCGCTCTAAGACATCCATAAACCGGTCTCGCAAGGAAGTACGGCGCCATAcaaaatgtcaaaaaagacaaaaaaaatacaaaaaaaatacagaTCATACCAAGATGAGCATGGCTGTAAATGCTAGTTACGATCAACTCAAATGTTAAATAGAAAAGAGTTCTTATTCTTGATGCAAGTTTGTAGAGTTGTCGAAGCTTTGCTAACTTCAGAAATTCCAGGAAATTTCGGCAATTTCAGACGAGATCGTGAGTTATAGCGTAGACTACATCGGCCGCAACGAAGGATTGGTTACTAACAGTTTTGGCCGGTAAGACCTGTAGGCAACCGTAGatcatttcttttaatGTGGAATCGGTGAGCATTAAACCGGCCACGGAAATTCCTTCCAGTAAGACGTTGCACATGGAGAGGAGAGCTTTATATGCTACTGGGGGGAACTTCGTCTTATAAAGTGTCAGTGATTTGTTAGAATTATTTTGAATGCTAGACCAGCGCCCTGGGTGAAGTTCTTTCAGAAGTGCAGATTTCTCTTGCCATCTGCCCCAGAGGTCAAGAAACCGCTTGGTGATAAAATCTTGAGAGCAACGAGTCATTTCCTGAAGACAGTCGCATGAATACTTAACAACTGCGAGGTCGTGGTCTATCGAGCATGCAACCATAACATCCCAGGATTGTGCAATCTGGGGAAGCAAGGAGTCGTATTGTGTTGCGAGCATCGGAACTATTAGTTTAAGAGTTATTAAAATCTGAATTCTTAACTGCCTGGATCTGTGCGTCAATAGTCTATCACCATAGTTGAAGATTTGCAACAAAATCCGGTACGAAGCTAACGGTATAGGACTTATCCACTCAATCTTCTCGTTACCACCAAAACTCTGCTGTGCATTCCCGTTTGcgtcatcttcttcctcttggTCCTCATCGTCACTGTCAATTTCTCTGACCTTTGAGTTGAATAATtcctcaaaatttttagGAGTGTTATCGTCATCAAATAAGGCCGTATTCTCGGGCTCCGCTTTCCCTATGTTTTCCTCATCAAGAAGAGACATCAAATCTTGAAGACTCGTCATTCCCCAAGGTTCATAGCTGCCCCTCATTGTGCTGTCACTAGTAACCTTAAACTGCGCATCATTTTGAGAGTagtatctttttttcatctccAGCACGATCACCTCAAatagttgaaaa carries:
- the SDD2 gene encoding Sdd2p (similar to Saccharomyces cerevisiae YMR074C; ancestral locus Anc_2.537), yielding MDPELQALREARLAELKRSSGGPGPGDRDGSGSSNGAARDEPGAGAIGSLIAGHLQPQALERLTRVSLVRPDRAKAVEQYLVQLLRQGTVTHKITEDEIVQILHGVAREQNKKNETKIIFNRRELVGNDELFSFSTKNSKANDDTDDDEDDFFD
- the RCO1 gene encoding Rco1p (similar to Saccharomyces cerevisiae RCO1 (YMR075W); ancestral locus Anc_2.538), giving the protein MEHSSRSSAPLESGGNPETSLNSLMPAPTSADDAQVSSKTVPKNGKNGRKAVESISSDKPNSQVKRPRRTTSQYVDYNLKKRRIIPPDDYSKRGKPSSVTASNSEGDSDIFEEDQKSIIDLDENGTPQMNEPKHIIDAKNGATGVFLSQGPSEKIKKEYLWNYKKNSSGSLTNNINNNKNSNSEMIIQPDWNFQDKLLENELYKSKLRTVKSESMTKLSSLREQLRAKDIHENERDKLIDNVNRTEQESNDCNHSSRHSTTHIKIKATISKESKSKLFGQNSIANLPPNSNCTKPNNSRLTNPAEEIENDDFCSSCSQTGSFLCCDTCPRSFHFLCLNPPLNANNLPEGDWSCPQCTFKLKYSSQTQIKKVEKDFIQNKLPTKGKLFGKLIFQLGATNPRQFKLPHAIRDYFVNINTGSRDQYQDEKEKDPLTEKQLFGTPYGQSITKLDAYNPDSHFDPETGELLLCYKCGKSKMGTWDNPNDSRLITRCDYCRTPWHLDCIPEVPRASLKNLGTNWKCPLHAPTDKLMHKQRRMTKNQKFIEPFQTCGFKNNGDIDVDLVEISAPGSRQMIESAKNIGNFPPVPILKESSIKLDFMDKIYRAKKVRRDNELKCQEHLIDRLIVSSSLVAMENNHSNLAELISFIYFTLNKDAHAKKLWDFKELCHVAEQELEKVEISSGEIKQLIILKKLLESKPKEELIRFFNLEP
- the PDS5 gene encoding sister chromatid cohesion factor PDS5 (similar to Saccharomyces cerevisiae PDS5 (YMR076C); ancestral locus Anc_2.539), coding for MAKTTFRFNKPIISTSDSFIATDELLSRLAALHEELSTTVQGEVELSSLDAYRLALVSKKLLRHKDLGVRSFVACCLSDVLRLYAPDAPYTEPQLTDIFKLILAQFEKLGDPENGYYIQQTYLITRLLEYRSIVLLTDLPSSGRLLEELFQIFYDDTKVFGQKLFKVIGGILGEVISEFDSVPLPVLKMIFNKFLTYNPGKVPEGLGVVSNCGYEVSIILCDSYSSRMSRHLTKYYSEILYQITGENAVSAYDSKPSAFRTVEKLHKLVIRLWENVPDLVSAVIGFIYHELLSDNETLRKQATKLIGSLLSVNSSINFVTTHSDTFKAWLSKIADVSVEVRQQWVESVPEVLSVRDDVSQEISKGLTKTLIDSEYKIRKSSVLVLSDVSVQRIWMSITNATFFSCLLQLTREKNREVRELCILTVAQFYTESLEKIARTNQNADVWEVVDTTPRVLFELYYINDQHINEQVDHAIFKYLLPFELDNEKRVKKILNMLSNFDKKAFASFFAFNKRQLQISLALSKYVEFCDELNAKKDSEDDTDTANRFRKTVDWLASGLADKQKGTAALEVLKLLNDKRVFYLIKTCIANDVPYSSLVNSMKELIIKIQDPALFRKNNVRNVSNIIPKEIAHELEVLLYRSSPFIYNVSNISVFLDVGSHYSSDEITLKRKLLDNIAEVNPSLFKEQIKTLKDTVEKHDVIDSNKDVLSVDETLKTLYKISKVMKDHLELDDTILHINLKKLALKGNPLEAKYATKLIALLPSAQQKLKEVKSCLLPLNLQKDNNISSHIIVLAEIMKYAPEILAEDSTDIVGYLIKEVLLKNQVVGDSKNQPKWLENFVLNDIRYSALSSKLFTLKLFTNKLRSIAFEIPNDELSRAFTEKTMKLFSYLIASGGELISEQNKEYFPTPANYQTKLRCCTGLQVLKLARVPILGDFINPTDIVKLINLVEDESLPVRKEFLDQLKHYISYELISIKFLPLIFFTAYEPDAVLKSSTKTWINYTFTKPSFKKNTFFERALPRLIHAVAHHPDIVEGLASKDDTYLNSLTTAIDYLLFYFDSVATQENFSLLYYLAERVKNYKDAVSNEQDFEDNDDQETQSTTVANGDELETACLRMYIIGELAQMILLSLKERQGWQHSTYPGKLNLPADLFMPFSSVQEAQASFRTHLPDKFAGKLRLNIKAKVGRVLTASQTQRQKAQKRLLANEYHENEKKKRRVVKEPKESSAIANGDDQSYISPSRAEGKRGALPIVKKNLRVRKEIDYKDADDDIDSSEEGQVAYDENNKNDDGGIE